In Hallerella succinigenes, the following are encoded in one genomic region:
- a CDS encoding protein kinase domain-containing protein codes for MFTDEIVKQNKITNVETESAGIFELKECIGEGGQGAVYKTQRTNLLVKLSYTSKGFNQETVYRRYRNLRSRIDLPDYIAKPLNEIKPIEKGGKIFYGYVMELMEDMVSLSSLQCKKNESFALYLDRLGGIRRIYTLLRKLAEILEQIHSVGYCYGDLNPNNVFISSNTEYNEVQLIDCDNMVIAADFNDSIAFKGFSAPEVVREHKFNTPLSDTWSFAVIAFFTLRQELPFHGKLVTDAATMEISTMGKKEEESDLPFIDDMDKDNTGKSSALRNLLETEMLQSLFKRTFSGEKSFLTRPALFEWIETLRIGETSFMKCKNCGKHYIKVSKKHECPFCDKESHTPYILILNTILAGNKIQDTGFSHPAYLLEDTSTLMNIPIAETKSANIEASFNVSKQQLSILLTDQKELKVTLNIPKEKTTKSCTLKKGISLLIDVKEGKQYQILFPEYTRTNIIHDDSKENDPLKFRSVILFKYWGEE; via the coding sequence ATGTTTACAGACGAAATTGTAAAGCAAAATAAAATCACTAATGTTGAAACCGAAAGTGCAGGCATTTTCGAACTAAAAGAATGCATCGGTGAAGGTGGCCAAGGAGCCGTATATAAGACCCAGCGGACTAACTTACTCGTCAAACTGAGCTACACTTCAAAAGGCTTCAATCAGGAAACAGTCTATAGACGCTACAGGAATCTTCGTTCTAGAATCGATTTGCCCGACTATATCGCAAAGCCTCTAAACGAAATCAAGCCTATAGAAAAAGGAGGCAAAATCTTCTATGGTTACGTCATGGAACTAATGGAAGACATGGTTTCGTTAAGCAGTCTTCAATGCAAAAAAAACGAATCATTTGCTTTATATCTTGATCGACTAGGTGGCATCCGCCGCATCTACACACTTTTGCGGAAGCTTGCTGAAATTCTTGAACAAATTCATTCCGTAGGATACTGTTACGGAGACTTAAATCCTAATAATGTTTTTATTTCAAGCAATACAGAATATAATGAAGTTCAATTAATTGACTGTGACAACATGGTCATTGCCGCCGACTTCAACGATTCTATTGCATTCAAAGGATTCTCCGCTCCTGAAGTTGTAAGAGAACATAAGTTCAACACGCCCTTGAGCGACACATGGAGTTTTGCAGTCATAGCATTCTTTACTCTACGACAAGAGTTGCCGTTCCACGGCAAACTCGTAACCGATGCTGCAACCATGGAAATATCCACCATGGGAAAAAAAGAGGAGGAATCGGATCTTCCCTTTATTGACGACATGGACAAAGACAACACAGGCAAATCATCGGCTCTCCGCAATCTTTTGGAAACAGAAATGCTACAGAGTCTTTTCAAAAGGACTTTTTCCGGTGAAAAAAGTTTTTTGACAAGGCCCGCCCTATTTGAATGGATTGAGACGCTTCGAATAGGCGAAACATCTTTTATGAAATGCAAGAATTGCGGAAAGCATTATATCAAAGTCAGCAAGAAGCATGAATGTCCGTTTTGCGACAAAGAATCACATACTCCATATATTCTTATACTCAATACCATTCTTGCAGGGAACAAAATTCAAGACACAGGTTTCAGCCATCCCGCGTATCTGCTAGAGGATACATCCACCCTAATGAACATTCCCATAGCAGAAACCAAATCGGCCAACATCGAAGCATCATTCAACGTATCCAAGCAGCAACTGAGCATACTACTGACCGATCAGAAGGAGCTGAAGGTTACATTAAACATCCCCAAAGAAAAAACCACGAAAAGCTGCACCCTAAAAAAGGGGATATCCCTCCTTATCGACGTCAAGGAAGGCAAACAGTACCAAATTCTTTTCCCCGAATACACACGAACAAACATTATACATGATGATTCCAAAGAAAACGATCCCTTGAAATTCAGGAGCGTCATCCTATTCAAATACTGGGGTGAAGAATGA
- a CDS encoding PP2C family serine/threonine-protein phosphatase, whose protein sequence is MLTEFFTRCKWKYIQASARGPGHIRENIPNQDSTFIGFVGKFLLVMVCDGLGSHAHSDYGAKTLCKLFTPCFKEWNQIKPHDLTDFLRLLHCHWLMYSRKYGADKCGSTCQLAIINSKGKGWLAQLGDGMTLVKHNEKINVFADNKNGFGNETSAMGNYDISPLWRMNKIDLSSSKDRLLMMTDGISEDILPEAIENFVSTFDIFLKSSKKQAQKELTNELIHWPTQHHIDDKTIVVIERR, encoded by the coding sequence TTGCTTACAGAATTTTTCACTCGTTGCAAATGGAAATATATCCAAGCCTCAGCACGTGGTCCCGGACACATCAGAGAGAACATTCCAAACCAAGACAGTACGTTCATCGGCTTTGTTGGTAAATTTCTTTTAGTGATGGTCTGTGACGGTTTAGGCTCCCACGCCCACAGCGATTACGGGGCAAAAACTTTATGCAAGCTATTCACTCCATGCTTTAAAGAATGGAATCAAATCAAGCCACACGATCTTACAGATTTTCTAAGATTACTGCATTGTCATTGGTTGATGTATTCGCGCAAGTATGGAGCAGACAAGTGCGGCAGCACTTGCCAACTAGCTATCATAAATAGCAAAGGTAAGGGATGGTTGGCCCAATTGGGCGACGGAATGACTCTTGTAAAACACAATGAAAAAATCAACGTATTCGCAGATAATAAAAATGGTTTCGGCAATGAAACATCCGCTATGGGAAACTATGACATTTCTCCCCTTTGGCGAATGAACAAAATTGACCTATCCTCATCAAAAGATCGACTACTCATGATGACCGACGGCATTAGCGAAGATATTTTACCAGAGGCAATCGAAAATTTTGTTTCCACATTTGATATTTTTCTCAAAAGTTCAAAAAAACAAGCGCAAAAAGAACTTACAAACGAATTGATTCATTGGCCAACCCAACACCACATAGACGATAAGACAATCGTCGTCATTGAACGAAGGTGA
- a CDS encoding vWA domain-containing protein, which produces MSVFDTVVSIQSRPLPVIILADVSGSMNEIGKLDSLKHALNNMISSFKDASSSALEAEIYVSIITFGNQAANIILEPQSASEIANDPSKMNVINKMQAIGDTPLGKALTSLVDLLENREIYPSRAYRPFIVLASDGMPNDLWQQPLDRLLNNERSKKANRLALAIGADADESMLKKFVNNEEMPIFKANNAIEIQKFFKCVTMSAIKSSQSAKPGEIAPNDIISLSENVKELFDED; this is translated from the coding sequence ATGAGTGTATTCGATACCGTCGTAAGCATCCAATCTCGTCCACTTCCCGTAATCATTCTTGCGGACGTAAGTGGCAGTATGAATGAAATCGGAAAATTAGATTCGTTAAAGCACGCTTTGAATAACATGATCAGTTCATTCAAAGACGCTTCATCGTCAGCTCTAGAAGCTGAAATATACGTTTCAATCATAACGTTCGGCAACCAAGCCGCAAACATCATTTTGGAACCACAATCAGCTAGTGAAATAGCCAATGATCCTTCTAAAATGAACGTCATTAACAAAATGCAAGCTATAGGCGACACACCTCTCGGCAAAGCTTTGACTAGCCTTGTTGATTTGCTAGAAAATAGAGAAATCTACCCTTCCCGCGCATATCGTCCTTTCATCGTTTTAGCATCCGACGGAATGCCTAACGACCTTTGGCAACAACCATTAGATAGGCTTCTTAATAACGAAAGAAGTAAAAAAGCAAATCGACTCGCCCTCGCCATTGGCGCGGACGCAGACGAAAGCATGCTGAAAAAGTTCGTAAACAACGAAGAAATGCCCATTTTTAAGGCGAACAACGCCATTGAAATACAAAAATTTTTCAAATGCGTTACCATGTCCGCAATCAAAAGTTCCCAATCCGCCAAGCCAGGCGAAATAGCCCCAAACGATATCATCAGCCTTTCTGAAAACGTTAAAGAGCTATTTGACGAGGACTAA